The Capsicum annuum cultivar UCD-10X-F1 chromosome 1, UCD10Xv1.1, whole genome shotgun sequence sequence AAAGAGGTCTTTTAGGTCTCTTATTCTGAATGAAACAATCCCTCATCTTCTCCACAACTCCATCAACACTAGTCCTTGAATTCTGCTCGTTTTCATTCACATCATCAACTGAATTCCACTCGTTTTCATTCGCATCACCAACTTGCATAGGCTCACCACCTACGGCTGAAGAGACGGAATTCTCGGGAACCGGAGGTGGTGGCGGCATCGGGTGTTGGAATTGGAATTGGGAAAGCAAGAGGGAGAGATGGTGGTGAGCAGAGCGAAGGGAAGAGTGGATTTGGAGGAGTTGAGAAGAATCTAGAGCGGTGGGGAGTTGTTTAGCCATTAGGGTTGCTTGCTCAAGTGATTGTATTAGTTCAGCTATGCCTTCTCCTCCTTTCTCTGCCACTATCTCCATCTCCATTCTCTATTTCAACTGTTTCTTTGTTTCTGCGGCTTGTCAATATCTTTGCCTCTTCCTACTTCTCATTACTTGGTCAGTATTTATATCTACCATCCTTTTCAGTTCTTACTTTTAAGGGTCCTGGTTAAGAGCTATAGTCTTAGTGCAATAATATTTGTCTATTATAACAACAACAGTCCCAGTGTATTATGTACGTAATTCATACCACTACTTCCACAAAAGTAGAGaggacccccggctcaagataaagaatagttattcatgtacgtagtccataccactacttccacagaggctgtttccgataaacccccggctcaagatagagaatagttaTTCATGTAGAACTACTTCCACCTTTTATCATGGATAAAATAATCCTAAATAAATTTTCTCATAACTTATACAAGTATTAGTTATACGAATTTTTAAACTGTAAATAACCACTGTATTAAAtttatacataaataacttatttcTTGAACATTATATAAGTTATTAAATATAATACAGGAATAACTCTTAACTCTACTCTTATCCGATAACCAAACGGCCCTTAGCTTGAAATTATCATATATACATGTGAAAATTTTTAGTACAAATAGGTTAATAATGGCATCTAGAAAAGAAATTTGTACTATCTGACATATCCAATAAGCTAACCAAATATGTTGCCATCTTTCCAATCGGAGTAGTCTGTATACATTGTGAAACTTGCATAATGGCATTGTTAGGAGCTTCAAACTGATTATACAAGAACATACTTTGGGAGTAGTACCATTGttatgtaatttataataataaatacaaaCGCCTCTTCAAAATGGACACAGCTAAAGAACCACGAAAACTTTACAATGTAAAAGAAAATGAAGTgaatgagtaaaaaaaaaaactagcatCTAGACATTGAGCATCCGTAGATAGTCATCAATTATGGACATTGCATTAGACCGGTAACCCGATCCAAACAAGTTATAGTGGTTGAGGTAGTGATACAGTGTGTACAAGTCTCTCCTTTGTTCAAAACCAGGTTGTGCAGGCATCACCTGAACACACAAACGAATAAGAGTAACCACCAAGGAATGTAAGACGACCTGGTTAATAAGCCAATATGGTGGATCACAAAATGCAGTGTGATGCTATTACTTAACTCGTTATTAGAGACTACCGGTTAACTATTAAGTAACAGCGGGAGAAAaaggatttcttttttttttttcttcagaatGTCCTCGCAGATTAAATGTAGAAGACAAGtgaaatgaatttgaattctGGAAATGTAGTTAAATGCAGCACCTCAAAGTAAGCCTTGTAAAAATCTCCTCCAAATCCAGCACACCATGACATTCCAAATTCTGCCTCGTTATGTCCATCTACAGAAACCAGGATTCATAATATTAGTCTGCGAAGGGTGGGGTGTACGCAGATCTTACCCCTACCTAGTGAAGGCTGAGaggctgtttttgatagacccccggctcaagtaaAGCATttcaaaatatgtttgaaaagaaAGTATAATAGTGCAGAAGTAAATAATGTAGAAAagagcaataacaacaacaaataatacgATAACCAAAGCAAAGGAAAGAGTAAACTATAATAACAATCTAAGGATTAGTGCATCTGGAGCCAGTAATTCGTATACCAAAAATCAAGCACCTGACATGCAGAATATAAATTTTGTACTGAGATTGTTCAGCTTACGTTTATTTCCTTGTCATCTGGATTGCAATGTACAGAAGATATTGGCACAAAGAATAATGAGAGAGAAAAGGATTCAAGTCATATTACCATAGCCATTAACATGAAACACATAAACCCGGCTTGTATATCTGGAAGTAAATCAAATGCAATGTCCAACTATAGAAGAGACTACTGGAGGATTACGCTACCAATTTATATGAAGTTTGCCACAATTCAAGAGGTAATGTCAGTTTTTAAGTGTCAACCTTCCAGTAAACGGTAATCCCAATTCCTAACCGAATGTTTAAGAGTATAAGGGTGAATACCCAATAGAGGTATGATTATATCGCTCAGACTTTAAAAGTTCAGACAGGTGCATGTCAAgttctccaaaagtagtgcattttcgGAGGATCAGATCCGGGTTGCGGCAACATTTGTGAAGAGTCTAAGCAACGTAGGGTAAGATGACACCATATGGAAACTTTTCAACTTGGTGCATCTGTGGACTTTGGTTAAATGCATTTATAGACAAATTTAAGCAATTTCAGAAATTTCAAAGTTAATAAGAATTTCTCATATAGTTTATCATTTTCGCCATTTCACCATAAAAGTTTCAGCAATTGTCTTTAAATGTCTTTGATCAAAATGCC is a genomic window containing:
- the LOC107854195 gene encoding uncharacterized protein LOC107854195; amino-acid sequence: MEMEIVAEKGGEGIAELIQSLEQATLMAKQLPTALDSSQLLQIHSSLRSAHHHLSLLLSQFQFQHPMPPPPPVPENSVSSAVGGEPMQVGDANENEWNSVDDVNENEQNSRTSVDGVVEKMRDCFIQNKRPKRPLSPVSAAAEQRRSYIKDGPVLEFDPLGTKLRSLDLIYQFHS